A window of Pyrus communis chromosome 3, drPyrComm1.1, whole genome shotgun sequence genomic DNA:
agtttcatgcaatcatagtaacgaatgcctcgtcaacacttatagttttcatgatgcttaatgattcttgcttgtatctctattatgcaattcatgtagggaacttgtggggaatgctttgggttgtcgcatgcaatcatccaattcattaacttaaggaaaacttgacggttaatttaagcggacctaattaacccggggtgttgagtttcataattcatcgaaagaccaactgaaaatcaaatggtatgcaagtgtaacatgtgtggagaagaaccttctagctagcattcatccatattttcatcacattcatatttatattctgccttttaatttcaatctttgcatttagtttaatttcgtcaaaacctcaatccccctttactttagtgtccaatttagttagaacgtgtcttagtttgtgtttataagtgttttgtattctttgagtcttttgatttgttttagtgttttattatttagtttggcattctttgagtctagtttagtgttttaacgtttgttttacgtttttgagtcaatttccaagtgaattagtaatccctcctaatccccggtctagaacgatccctacttgcatctttactacaattgtcacaagagggttttaatttgtgtgctgaATTAGttagcatcaaatttttggcgccgttgccggggattagcaactttgctaatcccttggattgttattttctgtttaatttagtttttgttaagaattctgaccttgttttgttttccttgtttaggtactagtgcatgactcggagttctcaaccgattcgtgagcatatctctgATTTTGACAGcaattttgagaggactttgagacggaaGAGGAAGCCACACGAACCAAGTCCACAACGTCCGGAATCtgaccttgaagaagaagaggccaCGACAGGTGCATTTGAGGAACCCACGACAAGGGtatttgaagaaccacaagtcATGGCTGTGGATACCCGGACACTTAAGGAGTTTTCggcctcgggattggataatgcagcacctttgtgtatccaatatcccccacctgccgaagggaagaccgatgagtttgagttgaagtcaagcttgcttcaccatattccgaagtaccatgggttgtccatggaggatccgaacaagcacctgAAAGAATTTGAGGTGGTGTGCTcgagcatgactcccgtcaacgtcGACGGAtgcatattgaagatgaaggctttcccattttctttgatggacaaagccaaggattggttgtacgacttagctcccggaaccgtcacatcatgggagagcatgaagagggcttttctggagaagtttttcccaacttctagAATCATCCTTTTgcgtaaaaggataagtgggattcaacaagaagaaggtgagtcatttcctacgtattatgaacgatttaaatctcttgttgcttcgtgtccacagcaccagatgaaggaggagttgcttctacaatacttctacgaggggctcctacctatcgaacgtcaaatgctcgatgcctcagcgggtggagcattggtggacaagacacccagggATGCTAAGGTTTTGATCGCtaaccgagcgttgaacgctcaacagtacgaaggagtaggccaaagaggacccccacgacaacaagtacatgaggtaagttccacacccgacattcattcacaattagctaatcttacttccattgtgtctcagatggccgaaggaatgagggtgCAAGGACCAGTTGTATGCGGGGTGTGTTcgatccaaggacatgcttctgagaagtgcccacagCTCATAGAAagtggtggatgggaaagcgccaacgccattggatttcagggccaaaaccaaccaaggaacgatccgtaCTCGAACacctataatccaggttggagagaccacccgaacttcaagtggagggagccccagcaaccaccacaacaaggaggctttagacaacaacccccggggttcttcACCAAGCCATATGCACCCACACATGCTTCACAACAATCTGCCCCTAATGCTTCAGGTACGTCCCTAgataatgatacacttcttaaattactaactaatttgtctcaggggcaagagaatcaagccaAGGCCATGCAAAACCAGGACAAGAGGGTGGATAaattggagaagcaaattgggcagattgcggagtttgtagggcaattccgagaccaaggcaagctccctagctcaaccattccaaacccaaagggaggcTTCGAAACGGCCAACGCAATCACCTTGacaagtggaaaagaagttggcagtacatccaaaccatcaccatcaagccccgaagaggatgaaaaacggagaattgaagaggaagaagcaagccaacccacggcaaaggtggacatacctttgccgcaagtttctAAAGATCCCAACCTGTCCAATTtatccaaaaagggtaagaatgtgtcaaattcggttcctactaatgtttttcctttcaatgtgccttttcctagtagattcatgcaaacaaagaaggaggagcaggagaaggacattttggagacgtttaggaaggtccaagtaaacattcctttacttgatgccattaagcaagtccctaggtatgcaaagtttttaaaagagttatgcacaactaggaaaagaatttcaaacaaagaagttgtgaaagtgagtgaaaatgtatcggcggttttgcaacgaaagttgcctccaaaatgtaaggatccagggagctttactatcccatgcacaattggaaacacgagatttaaacaatgcatgttagatttaggtgcttctattaatgtcatgccatattccatttatgcatctatgaaccttggtgagttaaaacaagatggcgttataattcagttggccgatcgttctaatgtttatcccaagggagtccttgaggatgttttagtgcaggtcaatcatctcatatttcctgcagatttttatgtcttagaaatggaggattcgaacgatgctccatcattgccactcttgctaggccgtccgttcatgaaaacagctcaAACAAAGAtcgatgtggccaagggagcactaacaatggagtttggtggtgatataattaaatttaatgtttatgactctattaaaaatcctaacgatagtcattcttgttttgtcatagatgtgcataaggacaaagggccgaaaggatccacatttatcacgaaggatgtatcaagaaccaccgctggagaagaacttggagtgattggtctacaaccacccaatatggccgaaagtagccatagTAACATTGTTGAAAGGGCTGCCATTTTTGAGCCCTCACCACactatgtttgtaagtcttcaaTTCCAATCTcaattcctacttcaactaataggttgttaccttcgtTGGTGCAGGTGACCAACCGATataaaggtggtgggagcatttataTGGATTGTCGGAACcgaaacaccaccatcagggaggattaTTATCCCCGCCCATTCATTGAGCCGTATTAtggaagtgttgaagggcatgttgtggagaagatcccattccatgccgtgagccctagtggagattaaaagaaggtttcgtccggctggaagacgttaaagcaagcgcttcgtgggaggcaacccatgcaatcaacaaaggaagaacttgggaatcgctccacactcagatttgcgtccctaaaccctttcctttgttgcttactttatgttatgtgtaatgtgtttaattgtgtctaaaacattgaggacaatgtttagtttaagtgtgggggggtaacattctgttttgagatatttttgcatgaaattcgtagggaattaccacctaacatgtctaaacttgtttcccactgtttttaagtgtttttaagctattttagagtgttttagagtatgttgacttaaaaatccgaaaatcccataaaaatttgaaaaattgctttgaaaaacccaaaaagagttgtttttgtgtgtttgtttgtgtcgtaggttaccttccaacacaatgatgaggatttggtttttaattgcatgatggttaagaaagttacaaacatggatggacgtttgatagactctttggtttatgcttagttgtagttatagtttacgaattcacatgtaatcacaaatgataaaaatcagtttttgtaacatgcttgaaggaatgaactcaaactaacgctacatcccagtgagacttgagcctaaacgtttatttggagagtaataatctgtgcatcattgttttctaaagtggttgcatgatctcattattcttttcttggttactacttagaaggcgtttcatcacttagttccaaatgctagaactcatgcccatttcattcaaagcatgttattgatttgcataacacgtattcaagatgaagttgtgtagtgaccaccatctaagccaaacagccatgtgcccttcactcattttgtgtttaagtttaaccccattgagccgtgttagccatgttctttgttaacccatatcatcctcacctagcctagattaggacaatccgtacccttgttcttgaagcatagtaagcatgaatgaattccttttgattaatgtgctgcaggaaataagtgtgggggaaggattattgatgtgagttatgtaccataggcacggctagaaaaaaaaaaagaaaaaaaaaaaaaaaaaaaaaaaaaaaaaaagaaaagaaaagagaacaagaaagaaaaagaaaaagaaatgaaaaagagttgaaaagtattgtttgttgaagtaagggcccaaaacaatgaattaggccctaagagttgtttgaatctcccctatttgtctaaaagttgatttctgcattctaagggaattctaggtcttaatttcattactttgcttgctattgcttaaagaacttttgtttattcctacctttccttgtgagccaataccccaagtcccgttacaacccttgacttctatcttgagtgttgtgcatttcaattgtggagtttgagtttggtatgagcatatggtgtcactggttctcgcatctaagtagtagcattccattcttgagatcatatctaaacacgtttaattactccagaaattgctttctttgttataacgtatgtgagtactagtttttaatgtttacatcaatcttctcacatataactagtgtagggtgtgtagtcaaaaaaatctgagtgaaaattgagtgcataactagtgaggaattgagggaattctctaaggcatgttactacattcaaaatgtgttttaattgattaagtgcgaactagtgaatggtgactatgattaagtatgtgctcgaggggaaggaagactaaaagctatgtgagtaatgatctttgacatgtcatgtttcattggaaatccctaaggcaaacgttggaaggtttaggttatgttttgtttgttttgtttcgtcttgtttactttagttgttttgttttgctcgaggactagcaaaagttaagtgtgggggaatttgataggagcatattcatgcgacttaagtagcttgttctcgtgcatttatgttgtgtttatttagttattttagtgtttaaggccatttttgtgtattttcagattataaggtcaaagtgtgcaagaagatgcaaattggagtcttttggagcgaaagaggaatgaatgagttgaagacgtgaagaaacgacgaattcctactccaacgatgaattcttaccaaaacgaggaatcctactcaaacaaggtttcctacttgaagtaggaaagttaaccctaagtttcccgttttggtaacctttcctaatcttaaacgtccgtattttttagccactttgaaggccttgtatgcactttaggacacaaaaccaaggccctagcccaattacacaatcttgccgtgccttaaccttaattcccttcccttgccgtgcaagggggggggggcacttttgtccaatgttgtgcaattaaaccctatttccctctcctaacctaaccctagccgcaccttttaattattccctctttaatttctgattttatttcctaaattctagcagcctttaggtgaattttagttaataaaaacaaactagggtttaaatttctaaaaccctagggtttccACCAATTAGCCGCACCTTTTTCCTAATCCTAGTGCAATATTCATTCACTTCTCACAcatcattcagccacaaaaACCTAATTCTCCAtattgccgtgcctttcccctaGCCATTGCAGCCATTCATCCTAATAATCCTATTTTCCCCATGCAGCCGCACCAtattcatcattcaccctaaatTATTCTTCTAAGCCGTGGCCCCCCCCCCCATTTGTCATAAACCctaagaaaacataaaaatgattCTTGCCGCAAAACAAGATCCCATTCATTCATATTTTCAATGAGCCATTGaccataataaattattttatcatCCACCCTAATTGAGgcagccaccatcccattttattttcttctttttggcgGCAGCAACATATCCCATTAATTCTTCTAAGCCATATCCTCCCTAGCGGTCATTGACATCAATTTTTTTCACCCTAATTCTTGAAGCCGCATCACCCATTTTCTCCCATTCTTCCAtcccgcagccaccatcacagattctcttccatttttccttcGATAATCCGTGCATATTCCTTCCATCCTCGCCAATTTCTAGCCTTCCCCCATCACTGCCGCAGCCATTCCACCACTCTCCACCACCTTACAcaccttcctccatcactccaccaccttgccgcaccaccacacttccctaaatccatccccaaccccGAAACACATCCAAAAACCAGCCACAACCaatctgccgcagcaaggagaagagaaaaGAGGAGCTTAGACGCGCACCAATTCACGTGGAATCGTTGGGCagtctaggtgtaatccatcctttgttctttatgtttaaattcaattttatttttcttgttgtgaatatgagaggctaaatccctatttagttagggggtgattcgaaaccatgtttatgcttgcaatatgatttgattacttttggttggaatttcatgtattttggattcaatttgtttaactgcttgattgataacttatttgtgtatgtttattgagagtgcacgcttaattttcatgcatgaatatgacgctagaatataagtgaatttcacctaatagttatgaacttatattcacaagtagtggaggttgcttataaacaatcgcgttaaataaattcttggcataagtttcatgcaatcatagtaacgaatgcctcgtcaacacttatagttttcatgatgcttaatgattcttgcttgtatctctattatgcaattcatgtagggaacttgtggggaatgctttgggttgtcgcatgcaatcatccaattcattaacttaaggaaaacttgacggttaatttaagcggacctaattaacccggggtgttgagtttcataattcatcgaaagaccaactgaaaatcaaatggtatgcaagtgtaacatgtgtggagaagaaccttctagctagcattcatccatattttcatcacattcatatttatattctgccttttaatttcaatctttgcatttagtttaatttcgtcaaaacctcaatccccctttactttagtgtccaatttagttagaacgtgtcttagtttgtgtttataagtgttttgtattctttgagtcttttgatttgttttagtgttttattatttagtttggcattctttgagtctagtttagtgttttaacgtttgttttacgtttttgagtcaatttccaagtgaattagtaatccctcctaatccccggtctagaacgatccctacttgcatctttactacaattgtcacaagagggttttaatttgtgtgctgaATTAGTTAGCATcaatacacactctgaagatctcccattcttgaaaatcgtctccagcccttcgaaatttaactccatccacccattctctttgaacacttttgaaaaaaatggcaaactcatcgaaccttagcttagatttgagtctcagcagcgatccggttgcgccccgtcaaggtaatgtatggcgtccttcttttttatcttctaacggtcctctttcaggtgaagactctgtgatgcaggacgccacaacagctacaatagtagctaggaacctcctcactccaaaagatagtaggctgctgtcaggacggtccgatgagttggccgttcaagagtccctcgcacttagtgttcagtgtgcgagctttgtgtccaacatgggcctacgcctgcttgctcggtcccgccaagtggaatcgttgatggcagaggtggaaagacttaagcaagagatccagcagcttaagtacgagaatagaagtttgcatgtgcttgcaaataactattcgtcggggatgaagaggaagcttgatgagctgcaagaatctgagggtcgaattcacagtgaccgtcaaaggcttgcgtcttatctccagaggcacctttttcctgggtcatccagcgcttggccaagtattgaagCCTGGAAtgatctagctccgatgcctcccgctctgatgccttccgcttcgaagcctcccgcttctatgccttctgcttctatgccttccgcttctgcgcctcgtagtggggcttcacgtaaacaacctttgt
This region includes:
- the LOC137728153 gene encoding uncharacterized protein gives rise to the protein MEDPNKHLKEFEVVCSSMTPVNVDGCILKMKAFPFSLMDKAKDWLYDLAPGTVTSWESMKRAFLEKFFPTSRIILLRKRISGIQQEEAGGALVDKTPRDAKVLIANRALNAQQYEGVGQRGPPRQQVHEMAEGMRVQGPVVCGVCSIQGHASEKCPQLIESGGWESANAIGFQGQNQPRNDPYSNTYNPGWRDHPNFKWREPQQPPQQGGFRQQPPGFFTKPYAPTHASQQSAPNASGTSLDNDTLLKLLTNLSQGQENQAKAMQNQDKRVDKLEKQIGQIAEFVGQFRDQGKLPSSTIPNPKGGFETANAITLTSGKEVGSTSKPSPSSPEEDEKRRIEEEEASQPTAKVDIPLPQVSKDPNLSNLSKKGKNVSNSVTNRYKGGGSIYMDCRNRNTTIREDYYPRPFIEPYYGSVEGHVVEKIPFHAVSPSGD